From Suricata suricatta isolate VVHF042 chromosome 1, meerkat_22Aug2017_6uvM2_HiC, whole genome shotgun sequence, a single genomic window includes:
- the GUCY1A1 gene encoding guanylate cyclase soluble subunit alpha-1, with the protein MFCTKLKDLKITGECPLSLLAPGQAPKEPTEDVAGSSECGEATLPICQDAPEKNVQRSLPQRKTSRSRVYLHTLAESICKLIFPEMERLNLAFQRTLAKHKIKESRKSLEREDFEKIITDQAIAAGVPAEIIKESLGEELFKICYEEDEHILGVVGGTLKDFLNSFSTLLKQSSYCQEAEKRGRFEDASILCLDKDHNFLNVYYFFPKRITSLILPGIIKAAAHILYETEVDVSLMPPCFRADGSEFVNQPYLLYSLHVKSTRPSLSPGKPQSSLVIPASLFCKTFPFHFMFDKDMTILQFGNGIRRLMNRRDFQGKPNFEEYFEILSPKIKQTFSGILTMLNMQFVVRVRRWDNSVKKSSRVMDLKGQMIYIVESSAILFLGSPCVDRLEDFTGRGLYLSDIPIHNALRDVVLIGEQARAQDGLKKRLGKLKATLEQAHQALEEEKKKTVDLLCSIFPSEVAQQLWQGQVVQAKKFSNVTMLFSDIVGFTAICSQCSPLQVITMLNALYTRFDRQCGELDVYKVETIGDAYCVAGGLHKESDTHAVQIALMALKMMELSDEVMSPHGEPIKMRIGLHSGSVFAGVVGVKMPRYCLFGNNVTLANKFESCSVPRKINVSPTTYRLLKDCPGFVFTPRSREELPPNFPSEIPGICHFLEAYQQGTNSKPWFQKKDVEDGNANFLGKASGID; encoded by the exons ATGTTCTGCACGAAGCTGAAGGATCTCAAGATCACAGGGGAGTGCCCCTTATCCTTGCTGGCGCCGGGCCAGGCTCCCAAAGAGCCCACAGAAGACGTAGCAGGAAGCTCAGAGTGTGGCGAAGCAACTCTGCCCATCTGTCAGGATGCTCCTGAGAAGAATGTACAAAGAAGTCTTCCTCAAAGAAAGACCAGTAGGAGCCGAGTTTACCTTCACACTTTAGCAGAGAGTATTTGCAAACTGATTTTTCCAGAG atGGAGCGGCTGAACCTTGCATTTCAGAGAACATtggcaaaacacaaaataaaagaaagcag GAAATCTTTGGAAAGAgaagactttgaaaaaataatcacagaCCAAGCAATTGCAGCAG GAGTTCCAGCAGAAATCATCAAAGAATCTCTTGGtgaagagctttttaaaatatgttatgaGGAAGATGAACACATCTTAGGTGTGGTTGGAGGAACcctcaaagattttttaaatagcttcagCACCCTTCTGAAACAGAGCAGCTACTGccaagaagcagaaaagagaggCAGGTTCGAGGATGCTTCCATTCTATGCCTAGATAAAGATcacaatttcttaaatgtttactattttttcccTAAGAGAATCACATCCCTGATTCTCCCTGGCATCATTAAGGCAGCTGCTCACATATTGTACGAAACCGAAGTGGACGTGTCCCTGATGCCTCCCTGCTTCCGTGCTGACGGCAGTGAGTTCGTTAATCAGCCCTATTTGTTATACTCGCTTCATGTCAAAAGCACCAGGCCGTCCCTGTCCCCCGGCAAACCCCAGTCCTCGCTGGTGATCCCCGCTTCCCTCTTCTGCAAGACCTTCCCTTTTCATTTCATGTTTGACAAAGACATGACAATTCTGCAGTTCGGCAACGGCATTAGAAGGCTGATGAACCGGAGAGACTTTCAAGGAAAGCCTAATTTTGAAGAGTACTTTGAAATTCTGTCTCCAAAAATCAAGCAGACGTTTAGTGGCATCCTGACCATGTTGAACATGCAGTTTGTGGTCCGAGTGCGGAGATGGGACAACTCTGTGAAGAAATCTTCAAGG GTTATGGACCTCAAAGGCCAGATGATCTACATTGTTGAATCCAGTGCAATCTTGTTCTTGGGCTCTCCCTGTGTGGACCGATTAGAAGACTTCACGGGGCGAGGACTCTACCTCTCAGACATCCCGATCCACAACGCACTGCGGGATGTGGTGTTGATAGGGGAGCAGGCCCGAGCGCAGGACGGCCTGAAGAAGAGGCTGGGCAAGCTGAAGGCCACCCTTGAGCAAGCCCACCAAGctctggaggaggagaagaagaagacgGTGGATCTCCTGTGCTCCATATTTCCCAGCGAGGTTGCACAGCAGCTGTGGCAAGGGCAAGTGGTGCAAGCCAAGAAGTTCAGTAATGTCACCATGCTTTTCTCAGACATCGTGGGGTTCACTGCCATCTGCTCCCAGTGCTCACCGCTGCAGGTCATCACCATGCTCAATGCACTCTACACTCGCTTCGACCGGCAGTGCGGGGAGCTGGATGTCTACAAG GTGGAGACTATTGGCGATGCATACTGTGTGGCTGGAGGATTACACAAAGAAAGCGACACCCACGCAGTGCAGATAGCACTGATGGCCCTGAAGATGATGGAGCTCTCTGACGAAGTCATGTCTCCCCATGGAGAACCTATCAAG ATGCGGATTGGACTGCATTCTGGGTCAGTTTTTGCTGGAGTCGTTGGCGTTAAAATGCCTCGTTACTGTCTTTTTGGAAACAATGTCACCTTGGCAAACAAATTTGAATCCTGCAGCGTACCACGGAAAATCAATGTCAGCCCCACAACATACAG aTTACTCAAAGACTGTCCTGGCTTTGTGTTTACCCCTCGATCAAGGGAGGAACTTCCTCCAAACTTCCCCAGTGAAATTCCTGGAATCTGTCATTTTCTGGAAGCTTATCAACAAGGAACAAATTCAAAACCATGGTTCCAAAAGAAAGATGTTGAAGACGGCAATGCCAACTTTTTAGGCAAAGCCTCAGGAATAGATTAG